One region of Synechococcus elongatus PCC 11801 genomic DNA includes:
- a CDS encoding lysophospholipid acyltransferase family protein, which yields MPHAIVQQAQPALRFIPPDYQPWLHLVVKTVLPMLLRSHGIQRVETTGVEELAQRLAQFQARQSRLILAFRHPSTQDPLVLAHLLWKTVPTVARRNQIPLRSPVHSQFLYDRGIPIWAGQLTGWVLSKLGGIPIQRGKLDRLALKTARDCLVNGDFPLAIAPEGATNNHSEILSPLEPGIAQLAFWCCDDLAEANRSEAVFIIPISLQYPFVDRQNWVVIDRLFNDLEQQLKLPKSLSPAIDHPGEKRYAQLARLGLEMLTMFETFYREAYGQSLAVDSAKNVVEKTAYPDFATRLQRLREMALSVAESHFNLPAKGTISDRCRRIEQAGWDRIYRDDLEQLSPVARGLADWNAMEASIRMGHMRLVEQFAAVSGSYVREKPSIDRYAEVLTIIARAIAWIQGRNPQSISKLGQRIAKLQIGQPINVSDRYLDYRKSRRSAIEQLTADLQTQLEKSIK from the coding sequence ATGCCCCATGCCATCGTGCAACAGGCGCAGCCAGCACTGCGCTTTATTCCGCCGGACTATCAGCCTTGGCTGCACCTTGTGGTCAAGACAGTCTTGCCAATGCTGCTGCGATCGCATGGCATCCAGCGCGTCGAAACAACGGGCGTCGAAGAACTGGCGCAACGCCTCGCCCAATTCCAAGCTCGACAATCTCGGCTCATTTTGGCATTCCGGCATCCAAGCACCCAAGACCCTCTCGTTTTGGCGCATTTACTCTGGAAGACGGTGCCGACGGTGGCACGCCGCAACCAAATTCCCTTGCGATCGCCCGTTCATAGTCAATTTCTCTATGATCGCGGCATTCCCATTTGGGCTGGTCAATTGACGGGCTGGGTGCTGTCAAAACTGGGTGGTATTCCCATTCAGCGCGGCAAGCTCGATCGCCTCGCCCTCAAAACCGCGCGGGATTGTCTCGTCAATGGTGACTTTCCGCTGGCGATCGCGCCAGAAGGGGCAACCAATAATCACAGTGAAATCCTCAGCCCTCTTGAGCCTGGTATCGCCCAGCTCGCCTTTTGGTGCTGTGATGATTTGGCTGAAGCAAATCGATCTGAAGCCGTTTTCATCATTCCTATCAGTCTTCAGTACCCCTTTGTTGATCGTCAGAATTGGGTGGTTATTGATCGGCTTTTTAATGACCTCGAACAACAACTAAAACTCCCCAAATCTCTATCTCCAGCCATTGATCATCCCGGTGAGAAACGCTATGCGCAGTTAGCAAGACTGGGACTAGAGATGTTGACAATGTTCGAAACCTTCTATCGTGAGGCTTATGGGCAGAGCCTAGCGGTTGACTCTGCTAAAAATGTGGTTGAGAAGACTGCCTATCCAGACTTTGCAACTCGACTACAACGTCTCCGGGAAATGGCTCTTTCCGTTGCGGAATCCCACTTTAATTTGCCAGCTAAAGGCACCATTAGCGATCGCTGTCGCCGCATTGAGCAAGCGGGCTGGGATCGCATCTACCGTGATGACCTTGAACAGCTCTCTCCAGTGGCACGAGGTCTCGCAGACTGGAATGCTATGGAAGCCAGTATTCGCATGGGGCATATGCGACTGGTAGAGCAGTTTGCTGCCGTTTCGGGCTCCTATGTTCGCGAAAAACCGAGCATTGATCGCTATGCAGAGGTGTTGACCATCATTGCGCGCGCGATCGCCTGGATTCAGGGCCGTAATCCCCAGTCAATTTCAAAGCTGGGGCAACGGATTGCCAAGCTACAAATCGGTCAGCCCATCAATGTCAGCGATCGCTATCTGGACTATCGAAAGAGTCGACGTTCGGCGATCGAGCAGTTGACTGCTGATCTACAAACACAACTTGAAAAATCCATCAAGTAA
- a CDS encoding serine/threonine-protein kinase, whose protein sequence is MALCLNPACEQPDNEDTNDSCASCGSPLLLRDRYRVIKALGQGGFGATYLGQDLQLPGEPLCVIKQLLPQVQDPEMMLMARELFRREAKTLGRIGNHPQVPTLLDYFETPQGFYLIQEYIRGKTLEQEVRERGLYSEAAVKQFLSELLPLLQYLHNQEVIHRDIKPANLLRRDIDGRLVLIDFGAVKDQVSQIKGGSGLTALTSFSVGTRGYAPPEQLAMRPVYSSDIYSLGITCLFLMTGKGPQELDYNPVSGELLWRQAVQISDAFATVLGKMLAASVRFRYQRAEQVMTALDLQPYHDSLIQGLSALPPGTAPIKPSSGRTGSGYPSPQERQAAAIRARRRDRGGQRPEQLADPQQLLALTGSSNPTTGGLGRASLNARDILATYQRGRRDFSQQVLNRIDLSESQLPGINFQGSQLKESIFTATQLERADFGQANLHRANLRRANLHQAYFGNADLSFANLQKADLSDATLSNANLRGANLCGANLRGAKLTPVQLKMAKTNWWTIMPDGRHGRLF, encoded by the coding sequence ATGGCTCTCTGTCTCAACCCAGCCTGCGAACAACCGGATAACGAAGACACGAACGATTCCTGTGCAAGCTGCGGATCGCCCCTGTTGTTGCGCGATCGCTATCGCGTGATCAAAGCCCTGGGGCAAGGGGGCTTTGGTGCCACTTATCTGGGGCAAGACCTTCAGTTGCCCGGCGAACCACTCTGCGTGATCAAGCAGCTACTCCCGCAAGTGCAAGATCCCGAGATGATGCTGATGGCTCGGGAGCTGTTTCGGCGCGAAGCCAAAACCTTGGGCCGGATTGGCAACCATCCCCAAGTCCCCACCCTGCTGGACTACTTCGAAACCCCGCAGGGCTTCTACCTCATTCAGGAATACATTCGCGGCAAAACCCTTGAGCAGGAGGTGCGCGAGCGAGGACTCTACAGCGAAGCTGCCGTCAAGCAGTTCCTCAGTGAACTTCTGCCGCTTTTGCAATATCTCCACAACCAAGAGGTGATTCACCGCGATATCAAACCCGCGAATTTGCTTCGGCGAGATATTGATGGGCGACTTGTCTTGATCGACTTTGGCGCAGTCAAAGACCAAGTCAGCCAAATCAAGGGAGGTAGTGGACTGACAGCACTGACCTCGTTCTCGGTGGGGACACGAGGCTATGCTCCGCCCGAACAGCTAGCGATGCGGCCGGTCTACAGCAGCGATATCTATTCGCTGGGGATCACTTGTCTGTTCCTGATGACCGGTAAAGGACCTCAGGAACTGGATTACAATCCCGTCAGCGGTGAATTGCTCTGGCGCCAAGCCGTGCAAATTAGCGATGCGTTTGCGACGGTGCTGGGCAAAATGCTGGCAGCCTCTGTGCGCTTCCGCTATCAGCGAGCAGAGCAGGTGATGACAGCACTGGATCTGCAGCCCTACCACGACAGCTTGATCCAAGGGCTGAGTGCCTTACCGCCCGGCACTGCGCCCATTAAACCCTCCTCGGGACGGACAGGATCTGGCTATCCCTCTCCCCAAGAGCGTCAGGCTGCGGCGATTCGAGCCCGTCGGCGCGATCGCGGGGGGCAGCGACCTGAGCAGCTTGCTGATCCACAACAGTTGCTCGCTTTGACAGGAAGCTCGAATCCTACAACTGGGGGGTTAGGTCGAGCCAGCCTCAATGCTCGGGATATCTTGGCAACCTACCAGCGCGGCCGGCGCGATTTTAGTCAGCAAGTCCTGAATCGCATTGACCTTAGCGAGTCTCAGTTGCCAGGCATTAACTTTCAAGGGTCGCAGCTCAAAGAGTCCATTTTTACAGCGACGCAGCTTGAACGAGCTGATTTTGGCCAGGCCAATCTACACCGCGCTAATCTCCGGCGAGCCAACCTCCATCAAGCCTATTTTGGGAATGCCGACCTCAGTTTTGCCAACCTGCAAAAAGCAGACTTGAGTGATGCAACTTTAAGCAATGCCAATCTGCGGGGTGCCAACCTCTGTGGTGCTAACCTACGCGGTGCTAAGTTGACCCCCGTGCAACTCAAGATGGCTAAAACGAACTGGTGGACGATCATGCCTGATGGTCGTCATGGTCGCCTGTTTTAA
- the dnaG gene encoding DNA primase, producing MDTPRLHPETIAAVKERADIVDVVSEQVVLKKRGKDFVGLCPFHDDKSPSFTVSPAKQFYYCFSCGAGGNPIKFLMELGKQSFSEVVLDLAKRYQVPVRTLEVHQHQELQRQLSRRERLYEVLAVATQFYEQALRRPEGSAALTYLKQNRRLQESTIQKFQLGYAPAQWASLATHLIEQKRFPADLVEEAGLVVARRNSQGYYDRFRDRLMIPIHDLQGRVVGFGGRTLTGEEPKYLNSPETTLFEKGKLLFGLDKARASIAKQDQAVVVEGYFDVIALHAAGIDHAVASLGTALSRQQVKLLSRYSESNQIVLNFDADRAGAKAAERAIGEVKDLAYQGQVQLRVLNLPGGKDADEYLQLHSAADYRELLARSPLWLDWQIEQLLRDRDLDQADQFQAAVQAIVQLLGKLPNTPLRTHYVHQVAERLSQGEARTALQLASDLRAQVRGQRWHGQASRWEKPGDISIREQAEAQIIKVYLHCPRLRLTVRQTLHDREIQGFSLQPHRLLWQAIAEIEEAHLGLESMYQVERGEGDPEDLAAIDLVPILRDRLDQLTGVPLASFLELSETDRADLTHPLPLLRGAVALVERLRCEKRCRHLLDSWARQSIHTFEHCIERLLQVGVSTETDAEAEITALHEQLNQEALHFQKLYYNERRYLQQLDEERCLNPQAFRANTTEPAAIDSADQQPIPA from the coding sequence ATGGATACTCCTCGGCTTCATCCCGAAACGATCGCAGCAGTCAAAGAACGGGCCGACATCGTCGATGTCGTCTCGGAGCAAGTCGTGCTCAAAAAGCGCGGCAAGGATTTTGTTGGCCTCTGCCCGTTTCACGACGATAAATCGCCGAGCTTCACCGTCAGTCCGGCCAAGCAGTTCTACTACTGCTTTAGCTGTGGCGCGGGCGGCAACCCGATCAAGTTCCTGATGGAGCTAGGCAAGCAGTCCTTTAGCGAAGTTGTCCTCGACCTCGCGAAGCGCTACCAAGTCCCGGTTCGTACCCTCGAAGTTCATCAGCATCAAGAGCTGCAGCGCCAGCTCAGCCGCCGCGAACGCCTCTACGAAGTTCTAGCCGTCGCCACCCAGTTTTATGAACAAGCCCTGCGCCGACCAGAAGGTTCAGCAGCGCTCACCTATCTCAAGCAGAATCGTCGTCTACAAGAGTCCACGATTCAGAAATTTCAGCTGGGCTATGCTCCAGCCCAGTGGGCCAGTCTGGCGACCCATTTAATTGAGCAAAAGCGCTTCCCTGCCGACTTGGTTGAAGAAGCAGGTTTGGTAGTGGCGCGGCGCAATAGCCAAGGCTACTACGACCGCTTCCGCGATCGCCTGATGATTCCGATCCATGACCTGCAAGGGCGGGTTGTTGGTTTTGGCGGCCGTACGCTGACCGGCGAAGAACCGAAGTATCTCAATTCGCCCGAGACAACCCTATTCGAGAAGGGCAAGCTGCTGTTTGGCTTGGATAAAGCCCGTGCCTCGATCGCCAAGCAGGATCAAGCTGTCGTCGTTGAAGGCTACTTCGATGTGATCGCCCTGCATGCAGCGGGCATCGATCACGCAGTGGCTTCCCTCGGGACAGCCCTCAGTCGCCAGCAGGTCAAGCTGCTCTCGCGCTACAGCGAATCCAATCAGATCGTGCTCAACTTCGACGCCGATCGCGCTGGTGCAAAAGCGGCAGAACGAGCGATCGGGGAAGTCAAAGATCTGGCCTATCAAGGGCAGGTACAGTTGCGCGTCCTCAATCTGCCCGGCGGTAAGGATGCTGATGAATACCTCCAGCTGCATAGCGCGGCTGACTATCGGGAACTGCTGGCGCGATCGCCCCTTTGGTTGGACTGGCAGATCGAGCAACTGCTGCGCGATCGCGATCTCGATCAGGCCGACCAGTTTCAGGCAGCGGTTCAAGCGATTGTGCAACTGCTGGGCAAGCTGCCCAACACACCCCTACGGACTCACTACGTCCACCAGGTTGCCGAGCGCCTTAGCCAAGGCGAAGCTCGTACAGCACTGCAATTGGCCTCAGATCTTCGGGCGCAGGTCCGAGGACAACGCTGGCATGGGCAGGCGAGCCGCTGGGAGAAACCCGGCGACATCAGCATTCGCGAGCAGGCCGAAGCACAAATTATCAAGGTTTACCTCCACTGTCCCCGTCTCCGTTTGACCGTGCGACAAACCCTGCACGATCGCGAAATTCAAGGTTTTAGCCTCCAGCCCCATCGCTTGCTCTGGCAGGCGATCGCTGAGATCGAAGAAGCCCATCTCGGTTTGGAGTCCATGTACCAAGTAGAGCGGGGCGAAGGAGATCCAGAAGATTTAGCTGCCATTGATCTCGTGCCAATTCTGCGCGATCGCCTCGATCAGTTGACGGGGGTTCCCCTCGCGAGTTTCTTGGAACTGAGCGAAACTGATCGCGCTGATCTCACCCACCCATTACCCTTGTTGCGAGGTGCTGTCGCCTTGGTTGAGCGGTTACGTTGCGAAAAACGCTGCCGCCATCTGCTCGACTCTTGGGCACGCCAAAGCATTCACACCTTCGAACATTGCATTGAGCGGCTGCTTCAAGTAGGCGTGAGCACTGAAACAGACGCTGAGGCCGAGATTACAGCACTGCACGAGCAGCTCAATCAAGAGGCGCTTCACTTTCAAAAGCTCTACTACAACGAGCGCCGCTACCTACAACAACTGGATGAGGAGCGTTGCCTCAATCCCCAGGCTTTCCGAGCAAACACTACTGAACCAGCCGCGATCGACTCAGCGGATCAGCAACCCATCCCAGCCTAA
- the pheT gene encoding phenylalanine--tRNA ligase subunit beta, which produces MRISLNWLRELVQVDLEPEVLAEKLTLAGFEVEEIEDRRTWAAGVVVGRVLQREQHPNADRLSVCQVEIGQEEPVTIVCGASNVRADIWVAVATLGSYLPCIDLKLKPTKLRGVRSEGMICSLSELGLTKESEGIHIFSEDADLKAGQPVGPLLGLDDVVLDLTSTANRADALSLIGIAREVRALTSAALTLPEVELQTYSESPSLAIALQSEACSHYSGTIIEGVTIAPSPEWLQKRLQLAGIRTINNVVDITNYILLEYGQPLHAFDRQKLQAIAGSTNLAIGVRSAQAGETLKTLDDQERTLSEAALVITAGNRPVALAGVMGGADSEVSDQTTDILLEAAWFEPIAVRRSARSQGLRTEASARYERGVNVTELPIAAQRAIDLLLEIAGGRVVSQTVATSQRQAELEPSITLRLQRINELLGPIQAEDDELKDLGADDIERLLTAIGCHLTLVDDAVWQVRVPPYRRRDLEREIDLIEEVARLYGYDNFGETLPNLGDTEGALSVDENLRRQIRAVCRGAGLTELQHYSLVKPGSDRQVHLANPLLAEYAALRLDLLSGLIDAFQYNWEQGNGPLWGFEIGRVFWREEDGFFEADRIGGILGGDPSRGRWQRGGKEQAIDWYAAKGILEEIFGRFGLTIEFQPDRQDDRFHPGRTASLWLQGDRLGRFGQLHPSLCEERGLPAEVYAFELELDVWLDHLDQPDRQVPRFQPYSSFPASDRDLAFFVDQSVTVAELERIIRRQGGALLSEVELFDQYRGEHVPENQRSLAFRLTYRAGDRTLTEAEVEPVHDQVRQSLVERFRVTLRS; this is translated from the coding sequence ATGCGGATATCCCTGAACTGGTTGCGCGAGCTGGTCCAGGTTGACCTCGAGCCCGAGGTGCTCGCGGAAAAACTGACCCTAGCGGGCTTTGAAGTTGAAGAAATTGAAGATCGCCGCACTTGGGCCGCAGGTGTGGTTGTTGGGCGCGTCCTTCAGCGGGAGCAACATCCCAATGCCGATCGCCTCAGCGTTTGTCAGGTCGAGATTGGTCAAGAAGAACCAGTCACGATCGTCTGTGGCGCGAGTAACGTCCGGGCAGACATCTGGGTTGCGGTCGCCACTTTGGGGAGTTACTTGCCCTGTATTGACCTCAAGTTAAAACCCACCAAACTGCGGGGTGTGCGATCCGAGGGCATGATCTGCTCACTGTCTGAGCTGGGATTGACCAAAGAATCGGAAGGCATCCATATTTTCTCAGAGGACGCAGATCTCAAAGCCGGGCAGCCCGTAGGACCGCTGCTAGGGCTGGATGATGTTGTCCTTGATTTGACCTCGACGGCGAATCGGGCCGATGCCCTGAGCTTGATCGGGATCGCGCGGGAAGTACGAGCTTTGACTTCTGCCGCCCTGACGCTGCCTGAGGTGGAACTGCAAACATATTCTGAGTCGCCGAGTCTGGCGATCGCCCTGCAAAGCGAAGCCTGCAGCCACTACAGCGGCACGATTATCGAAGGGGTGACGATCGCGCCTTCTCCCGAGTGGTTGCAGAAGCGGCTGCAACTGGCAGGGATTCGGACGATTAATAATGTCGTCGATATCACCAACTACATCCTGTTGGAGTACGGCCAGCCGCTCCATGCCTTCGATCGCCAGAAACTGCAAGCGATCGCGGGCAGTACCAATCTTGCGATCGGGGTGCGATCGGCGCAGGCCGGTGAAACGCTCAAGACCCTCGACGATCAGGAACGGACACTCTCAGAAGCAGCGTTGGTAATTACTGCGGGCAATCGCCCCGTCGCACTCGCTGGGGTGATGGGCGGCGCTGACAGTGAAGTCAGTGATCAGACCACCGATATCTTGCTGGAAGCAGCATGGTTTGAGCCGATTGCAGTCCGACGCTCAGCACGCAGCCAAGGCTTGCGCACCGAAGCTTCAGCTCGTTATGAGCGTGGCGTCAACGTGACCGAACTGCCGATCGCAGCGCAACGAGCGATCGATCTGCTGCTAGAAATTGCGGGCGGCCGTGTGGTCAGTCAGACTGTTGCGACCAGCCAACGCCAGGCTGAACTCGAGCCCAGCATTACCCTGCGTCTCCAGCGCATCAATGAACTGTTAGGTCCCATCCAAGCCGAAGACGATGAACTCAAAGACCTTGGTGCAGACGATATTGAGCGGTTACTAACTGCGATCGGCTGCCATTTGACTTTGGTTGATGATGCAGTCTGGCAAGTGCGCGTCCCCCCCTATCGCCGGCGTGATCTCGAGCGTGAGATTGACCTGATTGAGGAAGTCGCACGGCTCTATGGCTACGACAATTTCGGGGAAACGCTGCCGAACTTGGGCGACACCGAAGGCGCGCTCTCAGTCGATGAGAATTTGCGGCGACAGATTCGGGCGGTCTGCCGCGGAGCAGGACTGACCGAGCTGCAGCACTACTCCTTGGTCAAACCCGGCAGCGATCGCCAAGTTCATCTGGCCAACCCACTGCTGGCGGAATATGCCGCTCTGCGACTCGATTTGCTCAGCGGCCTGATTGATGCCTTCCAATACAACTGGGAGCAAGGAAACGGCCCGCTTTGGGGCTTTGAAATCGGTCGGGTTTTCTGGCGAGAAGAAGATGGCTTCTTCGAGGCCGATCGCATTGGCGGTATTCTCGGAGGTGATCCCAGCCGCGGCCGCTGGCAGCGCGGTGGCAAAGAACAAGCGATTGACTGGTATGCCGCCAAAGGCATCTTGGAAGAGATTTTTGGGCGCTTTGGACTGACGATCGAGTTTCAGCCCGATCGCCAAGACGATCGCTTCCATCCGGGTCGTACTGCTTCGCTTTGGCTGCAGGGCGATCGCCTTGGGCGCTTTGGTCAGCTCCATCCGTCGCTTTGCGAAGAGCGGGGACTACCGGCAGAGGTCTACGCCTTTGAGCTTGAGCTAGATGTCTGGCTCGACCACCTCGATCAGCCCGATCGCCAAGTGCCACGATTCCAGCCCTACAGCAGCTTCCCAGCCAGCGATCGCGACTTGGCATTCTTTGTCGATCAGTCCGTGACTGTGGCGGAGTTGGAGCGGATCATTCGCCGTCAGGGCGGGGCACTGCTCAGTGAAGTCGAGCTGTTCGACCAATATCGGGGTGAGCACGTTCCCGAGAATCAGCGCAGTTTGGCCTTCCGCCTCACCTATCGGGCAGGCGATCGCACTCTGACCGAAGCAGAGGTTGAGCCGGTTCACGATCAGGTACGTCAGTCCCTCGTCGAGCGCTTCCGCGTCACCCTGCGCAGCTAG
- a CDS encoding 2OG-Fe(II) oxygenase family protein, giving the protein MPIDTWFPLAVSRTVLMPDPDLLERMIVQIFQWRGDLWANPSGEAAWTGDMNGVALVHEHPDFAWLRSQVEVQALQFCQALGFQTEALQLWIQRSWPVVSEPGQSIGAHHHPNAHLSAIYYLNGEADPDLGALRIFDDRPRNELVPGMAVGYGEVIKEEAPLNQAWVDYPPQTGLLLLFPASTRHGVTENVTDFTRLSVSFDLYITARSATGLAPEYLAPPVDRWSPVPLR; this is encoded by the coding sequence ATGCCCATCGATACTTGGTTTCCTCTGGCTGTCTCTCGCACTGTACTAATGCCAGATCCAGACTTGCTGGAGCGCATGATCGTGCAGATATTTCAGTGGCGTGGGGATCTGTGGGCTAATCCGAGTGGCGAAGCGGCTTGGACCGGCGACATGAACGGCGTCGCGTTGGTGCATGAACATCCTGATTTTGCGTGGCTGCGATCGCAGGTGGAAGTTCAAGCCCTACAGTTTTGCCAAGCCCTTGGCTTCCAAACGGAAGCCTTACAACTGTGGATTCAGCGGTCATGGCCAGTTGTTTCGGAACCCGGCCAGAGCATCGGCGCCCACCACCATCCCAACGCTCACCTCAGCGCTATCTATTACCTCAACGGCGAAGCGGATCCGGATCTCGGTGCCCTACGAATCTTTGACGATCGCCCCCGTAATGAGTTGGTGCCTGGCATGGCTGTTGGCTATGGCGAAGTGATTAAGGAAGAGGCACCACTCAATCAAGCTTGGGTTGACTACCCGCCGCAGACAGGCCTGCTGCTGTTATTTCCTGCGAGCACTCGGCATGGCGTCACCGAAAATGTGACCGATTTCACTCGACTCTCTGTCAGTTTTGACCTTTACATCACGGCACGATCGGCAACCGGTTTAGCTCCGGAATATCTAGCTCCCCCAGTTGATCGCTGGAGTCCAGTTCCACTG